One Cryptomeria japonica chromosome 9, Sugi_1.0, whole genome shotgun sequence genomic window carries:
- the LOC131061887 gene encoding uncharacterized protein LOC131061887, producing the protein MELLLNKNARVMLTSNLWIEAGLVNGALGYIQSIVYRPGSAPPLPQSYVLVDFDGYSRIPFDDRHPKRVPIPAIGKASTKKIPLRLAWALTIHKSQGLTLDKVTIDIGPTERSGLTFVAISRVKYLQGLRIMPPFTYARYEKMKGGKQVARRKEEERRLKSLEVI; encoded by the coding sequence ATGGAACTATTACTCAACAAAAATGCAAGGGTGATGTTAACTTCAAACTTATGGATAGAAGCAGGTCTTGTCAATGGAGCACTAGGATATATTCAAAGTATTGTATATAGACCTGGAAGTGCACCACCTTTGCCACAGTCATATGTACTTGTAGATTTTGATGGTTACTCAAGAATTCCATTTGATGATCGTCATCCCAAAAGAGTTCCAATTCCAGCAATTGGCAAAGCTAGCACAAAGAAAATTCCATTGAGATTGGCTTGGGCTTTAACCATACATAAATCACAAGGGTTAACACTAGACAAAGTCACTATTGATATAGGCCCCACTGAAAGAAGTGGTCTTACATTTGTAGCAATATCACGTGTCAAATATTTGCAAGGACTACGGATTATGCCACCCTTCACATATGCCAGATATGAAAAAATGAAGGGGGGAAAACAAGTTGccagaagaaaggaagaagaaagaaggctAAAATCCTTAGAAGTTATTTGA